TCATCTGTGTGAGTTTTAAAAAGTAGAACTTACTGttattaattgtgtttattatttggAACTTTTATCAGATCAGTATGTGTTGATCAAACTTGGGTTGGGCAAGTTATCAGATGGAGGGACGGGGAGCGGGGGAAAAGGCGCGAGTGGGCCAATGGGAGctacaaaatgaatatttgtacTTTTGAGTTTAATTGTCTTCTATAATTCATGGCAAGGCTGAAGCATGAACAGAATAATTTAAACACCGCAGATAAGTCATATATCGAGTTCCAATCGAAATACAGACACCTTGTAGTAAATGATCAAGGACTAACGTTACTTCCACTGAGACAACGCCTGACAACGGCCTACAAACCGAGGAGAAATAACACGACATGCAGCGAAGGGACCGAAGTGACAAGGTGTGAACGTGGGGtagcacgtttttttttttttttacacaaggcTGAGGAACAACAGTGCCAGGTGAGTTTAATTATCTCTAAGTAAGTCTTTTAACATTAACCTTATATGTAGTAGCGTAATAACGTTAAATGTGTAGGTTGTGCTTTCGAGCCGACATGAGTTGGCTAGTTTGCTAGTTAGCTCCCTAACGATTGAGGCTCGCGTCTTAGGGCTGCGTCACTTCATGCTCGTGCTTTgctctctttgtattttatattgaCTAGTTAGTACTCAAATTCATTTAGTAAACTTGTTTTAACtgtttgtggtgtgtgtctgcgcgcgCGGGCGTGCGTGTGGCGCATTTCTCCGGGCAGGTAGCAGAGTAGAGGCCAATTTCATGTTAGCTCCTGTAGTAGACTGAATTTAAAATAGATtgattttaaaatacacaaacttcTCCAAAAGGGTATGAGGACCTTTTCAAAAACCCGTTTAACAGGTCTGGACCACTCCCGCACCTGTCTACTCGCTGTCCCACCGGTATGTTTGACACAGACGGATGGAGCTTGCAATTTGATGAATTAACTGAAAATGAACGTCATTTatagataaaaatatatatatagttgatGACTGCAACATTCCCCCAGTGAAGATTAGAGATCATTGGTGACGAGCCACTCATTTCTGCAGTCAGGGACAGATGGCCTGCATTGTTTAgtgagagacaggtgagagtACAGCATAGGAATCCTATATTTGGTTGTTTTAGGTAGTCAAACTATGCACTATATGTTGCaatcatatttgtgttttttgtgtctaCCCCTCCTGTCCTTCAGGTGGGCCAACACCAGTCGTTCAAAGGATTTCATGACCACAGACGTCAGGGCAACTGGTCTGTAGTCATTTAATCCTGTGATAGGGGATAGGAGATGATGGTGGAGCGTGTGAGGCATGAGGGAACCTCATGGGGTTCAAACCTGGAATAAAAGACATTGAGCTCCTCTGCCAGGCAGGAGCTAACCTAAccaatatgtaataaaatatccagactgatattatttttttgtttgtttgtttttgtttttttaaataatgtaatgcTACCTTATCACATTAAAAATAGTTTagtagtatatagtatagtatatcaGAGAAGGGTTTGCTGGGATGATAAAGTAGTAGGCTACATCccagattcattttttttgaccACGTGTTATATGCTAGTTAAAAGGTGTGTCCCGGAGTTTCTGTCCATGTGCATGTAGCTGTGTGATGCATAGTCTATAATAATTATTCTTCCATTTCAAATGCAATGTATATAACATTGAATTCTTATTCATACTTAAAATCAAAATATACTACATTTTCCCTCAGTTTAGCTCCACCTAGTGGCCAAAATAacttagtttgttttattattgggGCTTAACAATGAACATGGAGAAAGGCAATGACAACACTTACTTAGCTAATTTCAAAGACGTTTGTAGCCTTTCTCTATTAGAATAGCAGTGATGTTTAAGTCAGTCTGTTAAGAtctgtgttttgtcttcatgttttcagGCTCATGGTGAAACCCTTGACGTGATAATGAGAGGTATGCAAGTTGGACTGTTGATCAGACACGAAGGCCCTCTGCATGATGCATTTCCTTTGGATGTTTTCAACGTGACTGTGGTAGTAGAGGAGAAGATCATCCTACATACCTCCGAGATGTGCCCTTAACCATGTTACTGGGTGCAATCTACTGCCTAAACCTTGAGTACCCACGTAAGTATTCTTTTGAGTTCCTTCAGAGGGTTGTCATGAACATTAAACCGCACCAATGTTCAGCCAGAATCCATGGACTCAGAAATAAACTGCTTAGATATTGCATGTAAACGAAGAAATGCACTTGTCAAGCAACTACTAGGAGGCAGCAGTTATTTGGGAAGCTGAGTGCACCGTTTCAGGTATGGTAGACATACATTGGCATGTTAAAACCTTTAACCCCTGTTAAAGTTTATATAAACGtgtttataaaataaatcttctaTTTTTGGACAAATGCCAGAATTCAGTGTGAAGCTCTGTCATTTACCCTACAAGTTGAAACAAATTTAGAATTTTAATCTTCTTAACTTTAAATGGGGAGTCTTATCAGAACTGTGAGTTACAATGATAATGAAATATCTGTTTGTTTTACTAGCTAAAGAACGTTATTGTattgataatgtttttttaaaaaatgttttaactcaCAGTATCAAGTTTAAACAAGATGTGGTTAAAAGTTTTCATGTATTGATGATgtataataattatttgtttcaACTAATGGTATCAAGTTAAGATAACAAGTGATTAAAAGTTAAGTCAATTTtgacaacttaaaaaacaatattgtgACAACTAGAACAGTGTAGTATAATCAACCTTTTGAACTTTATTTTCAGAGTTGAAACAAAGGGAATCTTCAGTTGAGTTAACTTGCAGTTTCAAGGCAGCAAGTGAACCTTCATTTGCAAGTTAAGCTGACCTGAAATGTCTTACGCTGTAGTAGTTCACACTTTTCCATATCTGATCACGTATcgtttgaatttttttaacttctttccACTAGTATCTTGGAATAAATCCATCTGCAGACTGCACACTAAACCCCAAAAACCAACACAAATTAGTCACTGCATCTTCAAAGTGGAGAGATAACAGGCTACGACAGATTTCACTTGTGGAATATTGTGCAATGATGCAACCACCTCATTGTTCACATGAATTTCcattagaaacaaaaacagattgcACACAGTGGAAGAAGTCTGTGCCTATACTTGTTCTTTTCCCACCTTTCCTTAACTGTTATATCCTCTGCCATTGGATAACCCTCCATGCTCTCAGACGTGCCCTCGGCATTGTAGACAAGGCGAGCGTAATAATTGGATGTCTCAGTGAATCACAAAGAATGTGTTGAAAGTTCCACTGACATTCCCATCATGTTGCCCTAAAGCTCTGGAGGCAATACACTTTCTCGTAATCTAGGCACAGCAGGTCATGCCgtacatacatgtatgtgtacGCATTCGTGTAATGGGTTGTGCCTGAGTGGCATGGCTCGTGCTCTCAGCATTAATGAGctctttgtgcatgtgtgcgtgcacaaGGGTTCTTTGAGGCTCTGTGGTAATAGCCGTAACCACGGCAACAGCAAGCAATGGCTATGTTTCAAAAGGCTGGCCGTCTACACTAggctctctcgctctcttttaTCGGCAGCAAGGCAACTCTACCTATTTCTTTCATCACAGCCAgccaggagacagacaggacTGCTCCACTGAGGGATTTCTTAGTCTCTCTCTGACAAAGAGACTCGGCACATTTAGGCAAACTGTGACGTTGCCCTCGCTGAAGCTTTTCTGAAGATGATAGCTGAATATACACAGAAAGACTTCTCACTCCATACTGGAATACACATTTTTGGGACATCATTTTAGTGCAAAACTGTCTAAATATCTATTGTAAGGACGCATGTACACAAAGATATGACATGGCGGTGAAGAACTCAAGTCCTGAAGTAAGACCCGCAGAGCTGGATGCGGTACGGTGCCAAAGGGGAGAAGATGAGGACAAGGATGTAGATTGTTCGCAGCAGTTCCCCCGCTGTCCAGCCTGTAACCGAGACTGTGACGTCGCCCTGATGCTGCCATGCTCTCACACGATGTGTGGTCGCTGTGTAGTAGCCGGAGAGGAAACTAGTCAGCTTCCACACCGTGTTGAACAACAATCTGCCTGCTCTGTGCTGTGCCCCTGTTGTCGACATCCTGTGGAGCTGCCATGCTGGAGGTGGTCGTCTGCCACTTTCTGTCTCCCAAAATATCCCCTACAGCATGTGCAGGTGAGAGTGCACTCCTTTATTTTGCATGGCTTGGACTTTTGGGAGaatttttatttggtttctgCGTTAGAGCATAGGTCATCAACAAGGGGTCCACAATTCATAGTCAAAGTCATTTTACTCCCATTACAGGGTCATTAAAGTGTTAATAGTATGTCATATTAACTTAATAACCCCTAGGAGTACCTCCACGATCCCTAGGGGGCCTGCAGAGGTACTTATTATTACTTAGTATTTATCATTACACAGGATAACATGTTACAATCCCTTATGCCAAGATCCAAACCAaagcacatttagaagcccagtccaactgaaaaactgtgGGAACAACCTCCTCATATATAACAAACCTCTTATctactaactttttttttacaactgaaATACTCCTAGATTTACTCGacttcactttcatcctagcccactgcaGGCTCCTGTTAGCTCATCCAGCAGTCTGCTTGTGCATGGAGCAGTCTACGTCGCAGGCGTCCATGTAGGCATCCTTATACAGCCAATAGGGGACTCCATTAGGTCTGGGGGCTGCAGAGGCTCTTGCGCGCCTCACCACTTCCTTAATCAATTTCCACCTTGGTGGGCTGTCATCGCACTACCTATCTCCCCTATTGGTGGAGTATCAGAGGGTAGTGCCATCTTCCTTACCTTTCCTTATCTTTATGTACCTCCTCCAAGTACTCCTCCAGTTCCTGTTTCAGTTCCATCAGGCTTCAATTTACCAAACAGCGACTTCGCAAATCTAAACGGATCCCTATGGAATTAtaaatagtacagcttttttaatctcgtacgtaatgtgcacgctacttatggtgcaggtaaAATGCGCaatatccctcagatggttcttctactggtcagattaaggcaatatatatatattttttttttttcacgtgcatgtaaaggTACTGactcattcagcaatacaggagctgAATGAGCGCCACagtagccgagacctgtcaagcaaagcctcctgtacaccaaaggacccgcccctatcgtagctgagccaatcacaaggccacatattacacgctgagTGTCAGGTTtcccgcaattggccaagagcctattcagtccccaggtgaaatcccagagcatgctgcaatattagcagaagagaaggtaACAGTGCAGATCGCTCCCAttagccaactactgaggcctaAATGCctctgtcagtgcgtttacatgcacgtgaaaaaaatgagttattgccttaatcggactataacaggagaacgtaagtgcatgtaaacacgttactccgattaaaatcggagttctcattatccgattgagacacccacataatgcgactggaatcggagttttcaatcggataatgcgtgtgcgcatgctccaccaccgctgcgctgtcgtgtgaccccggaacaaacacgtccaagaaggcgatcgtagaagaagaagaagacaaacggAGGCGTctgcggatcttacctgcatcagaagtagcgcgaacattacgtacaagattaaaatatgtaccattgtccctatggttgttgtttgaaatgccggtctgccgcattaacgactcttgtttattatatcacgtaataggtcaacccggaaatcgggccataataacgtggtattaacccgctgaaaagacacgtatcgccacctagtgtggaacaGGAGGATagttttcttgcgctgcatgtaaactgggacaaggactgtagtgactgtagtcgaattttgagcatagctcgattaagctctgcatgtaaacgcactgagtgattCACTGCCCCTACTACATTTAACTATGTTTAAACTTataacttgaatctgtcaattatgtTCAAATTTAAGGCGGTTACACACCACCCTACCATTGCattggtttgaaataaaaaaaaaaataataatatttgaacctatgtattatgtgaatagcttaatattgaatgcaaaatgataactgatcatgtatatttatacatagcactaggccgagtttagaTGGTAAGACTGATACTGCTCTCAAGATGTAGCACGCAATGAATTTCCAAAAGctgtgagaaacacaacaaaaaaaaaaacagaaatgtaccTGCCAACATGTCTGGGCGTTTTATCTGTAACCAAACCCGGCGTCTGCACTGGCTGCAAACAAATCTCACTGTAACAGCTCAGCAGGATGTTAGTGCAGTGAGAAATTATGTTAACGTACGTGGTCCTCAGCAACGCCATGCATGAGAGTTGTACAAAAGACATGTTTATCATCAGGATTGTACAGATTAGTCAACTTTACCGTGTGCGGCTGAATGATTTAAACAGCATGAAAGGACTAAAAATGTCAGACAATTGCTTCGCTATTCAGCtgttgtgtgtggtgctgaCGTGCCGATGTTGGACCTGCTGTAAagctgcctgttttttcctccctcatacgtcatcgcgtacattccagataaagttgcagtttgttcaTGACTTGAAGAATGGGCCCGTCAAACAGGGGCGTCGTTTGGGCATGGCAAGGTGTGGCACACCATACCCTGACTTCGGTAGAAAAGGTATGGAACGGAGTATGCTACTGGCGCTTCTAGATTCTAACCCCTGGTGTACCAAGACTTTTTACGGTGTACCGGGACGTACTCAGTTCTGCTCTAATTCTCTCTGACCGATTTGTGATGGTGACGGCTCTTCCACACTGACACTGTCTCCCACATGTACGTATGGCATGCACGTCGCTGCCTCGTCATGCTGTGTTGCAGATGAGAGACGTCCATGTGGAGCAACTAAAGCCTTACATGACTGAACAGGCTTATATATTAATCTTATTTCCGAAAAACGCCCATGTATGCTTGGTCAACACTACTTGTCAACCAGaatacaatgaaatgaaaaattgaGAAACATCGTGAATCGGTTGCAGTCAGTTTAAACAAGCTAACGACAGCATCAAAAAAATTCTGCAGGGGGAAAATCTCCCCGGGGTGGTTCTTGCCATACCTtgtccaaaactgaaatgatgcCGTCAAACCCTTGCTATTTCTAAAGGCTGttgatatgaaaataaatcagcGTCCTgaacagagcccgatatctgctgcCAAATCCCTCCCTTTCTTGGGTGCAGAGCAAACAAAATctcttcagagatcagtctttatgggggtagaccaaaacttgtttttgagctgaagcttctacagtgatacagtctgtcaggccgtcgagtcaagaatgtgacaggcagatataacagagtcagagagaaaacccTGGGTCGGCCAGTGACAGCTCACAACAGTTGTTTcgcccctccttcctctcctcgacaaaagcaaacaaacaaacaaaaaaaaaaacgctatttattttaatgccgtTATTTCCATCACTGCTTGTCTGTTACTGATAtaccaaataaaacacagaataataCTGTCAACTGCATGGAAAACATTGGTCAAGCGTACTACAAACGAGATGTTTCTTGTACAGTCAGTGAGTTATGATCTAGAGATCATATCAGAAGATTGTTTGAATACAAGCAAAAACGTTCAAAGTTCAAAAAATGACTGCCTGAGATGTTCTTTCAGATATATAGAGTGGAGAAGAGACTACGGTAGTCtactcttcttctactgtcGTGTAACCGCTTTAAACATGAACATCCGACAAAACTCCGATTCCGATCGCactatctgggtgtctcaatcggataatgagaactccgattttaatcggagtaacgtgtttacatgcacttaagttaaggcaataattagttttttttcacgtgcatgtaaacgcactgacagagGCATTtaggcctcagtagttggctgatgggagcgatcTGCACTGTtaccttctcttctgctaatattgcagtgtgcTCTGGGATTTCCCCTGGGGACTGAATTTGCCAATTGCGGGAAACCTGACActcagcgtgtaatatgtggccttgtgattggctcagctaCGATAGGGGCGCGTCCTAcggtgtacaggaggctttgctTGACAGGTCTCGGCGACTGTGGCGCTCATTCAGATCCTGTGTTGCTGAATgagtcagtacatttacatgcacatgaaaataaaacaacaaattttTGCTGTAATCCGACTTTAAGCAcatgtaaacgcgttactctgactaaatgCGGTCGGAAAGCGATTTTCCcaggcatgtatacgccttaatcgggcTTTAACTAGATAATGCGCATACACATTCTCCACAACCTCTGCGCTGCCAGtcacaaaagaagaaggtaaacagagctgttgaagacctacgccttaaactgaaacaaacttGTATGTAATATgacataatattaataataataatcctgtAATGGTATTAAAATGACCTTGACCATGAATGAAACTCTGGGcatgtataatttttttttcatattcctCAAATAGTAGAAATAATGTTGAtactgtttgtttcttctgtggGTGCAAACGGTGAATTTATTTAGGGTGGTACAGCAGAAGGAACAGGGCAGACGGGTTCATATAGTGAGTATGGTTCTGACAGTTTCTAGGAATTATTATTCAAGGAATAATCTTGACTGTCAACACTGGAAACATTGTAATTTTCCCATATTTGCCTCAGGTTCCAATGCTCCCAGTCCCCCTATGATACCAGTAGATGTCGCTGTAGacctggaagaggaggaaatgaagaatTCTGTCTATGGTCAGGAGGTCtacagtttttgttatttttaatgccCAAAAAATTCATTTGTGTGTATAGATGACAAGTGACGTGTTTGGATATTCACATCACATTGTGCATCCAGTCTTATTCTTGCTCTGGCCCATTTCAGGACTTCGTTTTGCTCTGGACTCATCAACTGTCCCACCAgctctccatctttccaactCCTCCCTCACAGTCAGCTACCACGAGGAGAGTCTCCCAGCCCCACTTCCCGTCAAAAGGATCAGCACGCCACTGATGAGCTCTAACCCCAGGGCATGCTGTCACGTGTGTGCTGATGTTGTGATAACACGAGGGCAATACTACTGGGAGGTGGATGTTTGTAATAGCTCCATCTACATGATTGGTAAGAGTTTTCCTGAGTTGGTTTTATTTGGTATAATGCCAATGTACTTATTGTTtcaaaaaacactcaaaattaGTCAGCAAGACCGTGCTTGTTTGAGATAGACATCTGAAATGTGACACGTAGacttgtaaacacacacaagaacgtCATCAAGGAACTCCATAGATCATAGTGCCACCATGTGGTTAGGCCATGAACAGACTGTGGAAAGGTGATTTCCAGTTCCTAAGTTTCTGTCCAAAAGTTTTAGAGAGGGCATAAATGTAAAGTGGGGATGCTCcaaatgtgacagaaatgatcattttatatGTCAAACACATggctgtaaacaaaaaaaactaagctaaactttaaaaaaaaaaaaaaaaaaaaaaggagccccAGTTCTTCATGGtacaacaggggtcttcaacttttttcaggacccccaaactgatggagagcttaagtagggaccccctaattaaaccattaaacttgacctagtgctatttgtaaatatacattattattatcattttccatttaatattaagctattcaaattatagaggttcaaatttcaaatatgtgcaacagtagggtggctgtgcaactgccataaacatacataggtttacctttaaacataactaaatgtagtagggacagtgtatcaaatatatcaaaaatatcTAATCACCCGGAGATTTCGCGACccaccctgcagtacccccgcggaatctaggggtcgcggaccccctgttgaagacctgtggtgCACAACATTTTCCAAGGTAGTTAAGGTTATACAACAACTGGACAGGATAATTTTAAGTACAAAGCCAACTGTATAATTAATGaatactgatgttgttgtacaCAACTATTATTAAAAAAGTCTAATGACAGAATGGATGAACAGCTGTACAGCCTAAGATTTAACTGGGAATGAATGAGATTACTGACACACAGTATATAAAGAATAAACATTACTTGTAACTGTGTG
This sequence is a window from Mugil cephalus isolate CIBA_MC_2020 chromosome 9, CIBA_Mcephalus_1.1, whole genome shotgun sequence. Protein-coding genes within it:
- the LOC125014045 gene encoding uncharacterized protein LOC125014045, with the translated sequence MAVKNSSPEVRPAELDAVRCQRGEDEDKDVDCSQQFPRCPACNRDCDVALMLPCSHTMCGRCVVAGEETSQLPHRVEQQSACSVLCPCCRHPVELPCWRWSSATFCLPKYPLQHVQGGTAEGTGQTGSYSSNAPSPPMIPVDVAVDLEEEEMKNSVYGLRFALDSSTVPPALHLSNSSLTVSYHEESLPAPLPVKRISTPLMSSNPRACCHVCADVVITRGQYYWEVDVCNSSIYMIGVISLDGSNGWWLTRKGLSFFAEYDGSCEPLRTVPPQIKTLGVFLNVGGGTLSFHNPLTQEHLATLPTRFSPAGVLPALGLGQGILRLRCGLPPPPHVFVSKDSAYRGPAGAGEGRWRREVSFRPVRTVIQKFEELALSDSDSGLVSSFGSSCSTLASLPDVGIPGSFPSGHAGQETGAE